The following nucleotide sequence is from Channa argus isolate prfri chromosome 9, Channa argus male v1.0, whole genome shotgun sequence.
CCTGGGCAAAGCTTGGTAACTGCTAAATATGACAGCAATATCAGGTCCATGTACACTGTCGTACAAAGTCTGGGGATCTTTTCCTTTAGGAGGTGGCAGAATGAGAACTGGTTTCCCAAGGGTAGAGTTTCCTATCAGCACCTCAGCTTGTATAAAATAGAGATACTTGTCCTTTTTCTCCTTCCACAGCTCCCTGGCCTTCTTCACACTACGAGTAAAGTAGATCCCCTCTCCATATGCTGGGTCTGGGTACAATAGAAAATAGTGTCACTCCTTTATCACGTGTAATATTTCTTAATTTATAACCACAATTCTTTACTCCCAAACATAAGATGTCATTATAAAGTTACAGTATCACTTACCAAACAtagaaaaacaactaaaaattaGGTTACATTATCAAAAGCATCATACCTTCAGGTGGTGCGCACTCTGCATGGAATCCAACACGACAAATCATCTCACAGAACTGTGCAGGTATACACTGGAACATTGTTTGAGGATGAGTGACTTTTAGCTGATTTTTCTTTAGCTCAAACAGCATCTCCAGTACAAGGTTCTCCACTTTTTCCatctaaataaaatcaaatcatcATTAGTCTGTCATTAgtggtgaaaaaaagaaaattgtagGAAATACACTTGTGCATACCTTACCTTGACCACCCGCAGCCTTTCCTCTCTGAAGACAGACACTATATCTGAGAACAATGGGACTGAATGGgtaactgtttttctttcaaaagaCGCTTTTTTCGTGGACATAAAAAACATggtttcttcttcctctgtgacaAAATCCTTTTGGACTTTGCAGAGCATGGCTTCCACCTGCAACCCAGCAACTACAACATCTTCAGATGAATACCCTTTTAGAGTTATGCTTGAATGACCTTTATCTAAAGACTCCTTGATGGAAATACGATTTCTGGTCAAATAGGACAGCTGATCATATTCCTGCTCTCCAAAATGCTGGATGAAGTTGTTAGAGATACAAATGATGCCTGAGGATTTGGACAGTAGGCCACTGAGCCATTGTTTAGCCTCACATACAGCTTCATTAGAGGTTCCGATCAGGTTGATGTGTGGAGTGGAAGGTTTAGTCTCATGAAAGTCATCCCTGGACTCAAGTTCTGGTGAAAATGACATAACAGAACAGTCACTGGCACATTTCAGGATCAATACCATTATTTCATGAACAGGATTTGTAGTAACAAACAGTCATTGTCCccctttttactttaaaatatgcCACTCTTTAAGAACAGtcactacaaaaaaacaaaacagaacagagaaaaaCCCATAAGGGCTCATACATCCACTACTGGTTTGCAATCTTCCAGACAGCCATCTTGTGAGCTTGAAACTGGTTTTAGATTGGTGACCTTTCCATTGATAATTTTTCCACTGTTCAAGTTACTCTGTTTATGCATGTAAAACAGATAGTGGAACAACAAATTGTTTTCAAGAACCATCTCAGATACAacagatgttaaaaataaatggataaGAAAAAATGTCTTATTAAAATTGAGCCTGaatggaaaacttttttttggaaatgttatTTGAAATATTGTGTGTAATTTGTGTATTACCATGTCTAACGCTGGAATGAGATGTGTTGTGCTGGAGAGATGTCATATGTTGCTCAAAAGCCTAGAAAGAAAAggttatttatataaatatgtaaatccTTTACTGtatttgacacaaaaacattttcttattgtTATCAAATTATACAACGATGCCAACTCAAGTTGTGCACTGAACACTTCTCTGCAGGAGTGCCTCATTGTCACATTTCaagttaaaaatacataaaacaatggTATTTAATCACATAATTTTAAGATATCAGATGCAATCACTGTAACTTGCTCTTATGTAAATAAGACCACACAATGTCACCTTTAAAGTCAAGAgtatacattttactgtattttgctGGTTCTTATAATCTGTGCTCctaagtcagttttttttttcgtttcacaaaaagaaaaagaaaaagttttctaTAGCTCTTTAGGTTGTGATTCTTACCTAGGTATTAATATTTTAGCCATTcactatacacacacagtgcaatAATGCTTTGGTAATATCAATGacagcatttttaaatacaacctTGAATGTGTCATCATCAGAGGGAAATATGACAAAATAGACGCTCATCGTAATTCTGGGCTCTTTGGCGAACTCAGCCACTGCCTCTGACATTATCTTAGCAACTTCTTTCTTACTGAACCCCAGGCCTCCAGTGCCAATGGCAGGAAAGGCAATTGAGCTGTGTTGTCTCATAGCTGCTCTCCTCAAACAGTCCAATACTGAATGGTAGAGAACCTGTAGTTAATGaataagtagaaaaaaataaaagcagacaaatTAATTATGACATATGgttataaattatttatgatgtaatgtattttatatacatttgatTTGGATATATCAGACtagaaatgtaatatattacttttgtttgcactttttgtAAACTTAAATTTAAACTCATACTGTACCGTCTGTGCTGACTGTTTCCCATTTTCAATGCATAAAGTATGATACACCTCTTTACAGTGTAGATTGTAGGGTTTGGTGGTAATGACATATCCACTAGAGGAAACGCTACGTAATTCATTTTGGATCCCAGGACCAGCTTTCTTCAATAGAGCATTGGAGATTTTACCAGACTGCAGGTTTAGCtctgctgatgttgtgttgacGATGACATCTGTCTGAGAAGATATAAAAAGCAGTTCGGTAAACAAAAAGGGGTcagaacaaaatataattttgttagTATGtgtataaaactaaataaaacatatgacatctgttaaaatacagtttaaatctAAACAATTAGTTCACTCAGTTCTTACCTGCTGCTCTTCAATTTTACCCTTCTTCAATATTAGAAGAACGTTTCCAATCGTAACAGTAGGTGTTGAAGTTTTGGCAGCACCTGTGCTTCTGCTTGCTGCTGCCTGACTGTATGTCATAGACATATGGGGATCAAGTATGTTATGGCAGGCCCTCTCCATTTCTTTGACTGTAGGCTCGTCATTGTTCACAAAGTGAATCTCTAGAGGAACATGTCCTGGATGGGAGTAGTTTTGATAGTACTGTTTGACAGTTGACACTATGGTGTTTGCACACTGGGTAAGGGGGTAGTTGAACAGTCCAGAGCTTATAGCAGGAATGGCAACAGAATTCAGATGGTTTTTCTTAACTTTGTCAAGAACACTCTTGATGGCCTGCTGCAATAGTGGCTCAGCCCTGTAAACATCACTGGAATTTGACAGTGCTGGACCCACAGCATGAATTACTTTCTTACAAGGTAGTGATCCAGGATTACAGACTATTGCATCTCCTGTTTTCAGCTCTCCATATGTTGTGATGTAGTTAACACTGTCTTTTTGAATTTGAGGGCCACCAGCTTCAGAAAGAGCTAGAGCAAGGCCACCATAATGCTGAAGGCGGGTATTAGCAGCATTCACAATCGCATCCACCTGGAAATTTGTGAGATCTGCCTTCCACACGGACACCTTCACACCTGAATTTAGCACAACAGAAAACCTTCTCTCTGGGGGGATTGTTGGCTTTTTCTTCTGTGCCATGCTCGAGGTGCTTTGAAGATCCACACCCCTGATTTCAGCCACACATCCAAATTTCATTTCAATGACATCTTTTAAACCAAGTCCACATTTTCTCACAATGTTAACTGAAGATCCATCAAGAAAAATATATGATTTACTGTCCATGGTTTCTAAAtaggagaaagaaacatttattatacaATGACACCAGTGTTTACTTTGATATTTAAGATGATCACGCCTCAACCGTCATCAATACACCTTGTGATTTACAATATTTTGCTATTTAAACAATACTTAGTGCCGTTGTCCTTTTACTCCACTAGAGGGGGACATGGACACTACATATTCAATACACAACGATCAGCCACCTCAGTacatacacctgtacaatctaatggaatccagtacagcagctctgcaatgagttgaaactgtcagaaaggcgATAATTCTACTATGCTTTTATTCTttaggtcaaagtgggtggtggactGGTTATAACcgtgtaaaagtagaaatcgTGTCAGAACTGCTGCATTTGATTGTACAAGTGTACTTATTTGGCTAATCGGTGTATacagtgccccccccccccttaataTCAGTCCCATATTCAAATGCATAAAGTGAACGCATTTCCTGTATGTACAAATGTGCTAGTACTGCTTGGCCCATAATAtgcatcatttaaaatgaaatagcTTGATACGCTTTTCCTAATAtctttgtatatattttctAGTTAAGCCGCCATACTTTCCACAGTAACTGTTTATCAGCGCGAGCGTCGACGGCATACGCTCACGAGACAACTAAACAGACTATGCTATGCTAATTTTGTCCCACGAAGCCTTAGCTAACGATAAAATATAAGATGTATTTCGACGCTAATAATCCTTTAAACAagtcatgtactgtaaataaacctAAAAGCGTATTTGCCGAGACAGGAGACTCACCCATTTTCAGCTGGAAAGCACCCAGGACTCGGAGAAAGTGAAAGAGCAAGAAAAGGCTGAGTTGCTCTCCTAACTGGCGTTTaaccaagtgtttttttttcttttagttttaatttgagGTTTCTTTCATATGACAACTAAACAACATGCTCTGCCCTTCAGCTGCAGCCTACCCTGCGTTAACTCTTCGTGGACACAATCTACAGCAACGGCAAAAATCCCAGTCGCCGTTTCTTTTCTtaagaaacaaaagtgaaagtaagGCAGGGCAGTGACTGTCAGGCCAGCGGACATGGCCGCTGCATATTCGTATGCGTTGCTCGTCGAGCTCGAAGAGAACAACATACcgagattaaaaaataaattggtgAAATACTTTCAAAGTAAGAAATCTGGCGGTGGCGACTGTGAAGTTGACTATGAAAATGGCAGCAGGACAGCGACACTGCGCTTCCGCACAGAGGAGGGTAAACTTGGCCGCATAAACTAAACCGTGCTCTGTTATGAACGACATGTTGTCTTCATCGCTGATGACtgattatttgctttcttttcttcacaGACCAACAAAATGTCTTGAGGAAAGAGACACATCTGATCACATTGGATAAAGGCGTTTTCGAGATGACTGTTCGCTTGCCTACAGATAAACCCCAGGTAAATGGGTACAAACAGTACTAAAAGTTAGCTCAACATCCGCTATGTAGTGCAAAAAAGCTGCTAGCAAGTGATTCTAAGTCTAAGGCATCTCGGGATGTGATTGTAACGTGCAAAGTGAGGTACCGCCACTTTGTAAAACTTTCAACTACAACCTTGTTAGAGCCAAGGAACCCTCACCAGACGAGTTAGAGAATAAGACATATGTTTTTCTCAACACTGCTGTATTACATATTGATGTTTATTTCCTTGTCACAAACACCTATGACTTGCATGCTTTTCAAACAAGCTGACATGAGATGCCgtaaggtttttctttttaatttatttcgcCTATACAGGAATCTCCAGCTGCTAAACGCAACAAGAAATGTAAGTAAAACAGAGGTTCTTACACTATAACAAAGTCTTCTGtttgttacaaataaaatgtcaatataGGACAATATACTTAAAGCctaaatacacagacacatccGTCTTCTCAagtcatacagtatatgtttatGGGTATGGAATCAGGGAGTTTAGAGTagatattaattaaaaaaaaaaacagacgcGCTGTAGCAACCGATATTCAGTGTcctttcttgatttttttttctgttatgaaTTTGTCCCATTATAAATATATGTCATTATTTCTTTAGTCTATCATTGAATTTGCTAGTAAAAGTTTTATGCATGTGGTTGTCAAGTTTGTTATTTTAAGTTATCAACATAGTAACATTTAACACATTGAGCTACAAGAAGCACAATTCAGACAGTTTTCAGACAAAGATTGTGGCTTACCATTCACACCAAATTGAggtaaaaatatgaatgaattcCTCAACTTAttaaaaaattagtttttaatcaacgggtagagtggccgcctgaCCACATGTCTCTGGGCTAGACACTGAAcgcccaacagcccattcccatcccctgCTGCGCAGTGCTGGTCCGAGGCTCCCGGTAGAAATCGGGaaggggttgcgtcaggaagggcatccttccaaaaactctgccaaatcaacatgcagacaaatgatccgctgaactcacaggataagcctaaaagacaaaaaaaaaaaagtctttatcaATACTTACCAGTGTCTAAAGGTGGTACTATACCTTTGTATATTCACTAAACTTTATTCCATTTATAAAATTAGATATTAGTCAAGTATAAGATACTTATCATGCATAACCTGGTAGTTAAAGTAAGCATTTAGTGGAAATCCATGGGGAGTAGGTGCATTGATCTGCAATTTGATTTActggaaaacatattttctataGTAAATAGAAGTTTGCTGGACTAATTTTCGTGTCTTTCTTAATACGAGTCATCATCTTAACATCGCTAGATTTACAAGGTGCCTGTTGATCTTTTGTCCGGTAAGATTTTTCAGAAAGATGCGTGCAGTCTGTTAATGTATTGCTGTGAGCAAAGGCACAGTATTTAGCCAgccctattttatttttcacccaTTAATTTCAACCAACTACTTATAAATTGCTTCAGCTTTAAGAAACATTCTGCTACAATTATCCAAGAATAAATGACAATAtaactaaaatattattaatggtTTACTCTTATTTGGTGCCACATAATATTCAGTGTCTATGTTCATTTCTTATTAACCGCAGGTGTTGTCTTGAAGAACAGCGAACCGCAGACAAGTGCTGATGAACTCACACCTACATCTGAAGTTCAGACAGAGGCAAAAGGCAGAGATGATGATCCACCAGATGATGAGCTGTGCTCCGCCATGGCTGTTTTAGAAAATTGTGATGAGACAGTAAATCTAGAGTTTTTGGAAATGCTggttgagaacattttaaaggatcatGACTCCCCATCTCAATCCCAAAGCTTCACTTTGGAAATCATTCCTGACATTTCCTCTGCTGTGGTTAGTTTCAAAAATGCAAAAGGTattcctttgttttttactgCTGAACCTCATATCATCAATGAACATTAAAATGGGAATGCATAGTCTAAATTCAGCATTAATATATAAGATATTGTGTGAATTCTCAAGgtgctattgtttttttatcgCTATCTCACAGAAAGCATCAAGTTTGTGACAAGATGCCCCCAAAACAGGACATTCaagaaaaaaggattttcagtCCGTCATCTTGAAGCTACACAAGATGTTTTGGCTGAAAACATACAGAATTTCAGTGAAGATATGATTCGCCTTTATTTCGAGAAGGAAGGTGGGGATGTGGAAAATATTGTGCTTAATGAAGTGGAACAGTCTGCTGTCATCACCTTTAAAGACCATAAAGGTAGTGCAATTACTGttctttataaatattaatgcatGAATGTACACATAGCAAACATTAGAGATTACTCCCCTATTATAAATTGGAGGCTCTGTAATAGCAAATGTTGTATTTGTTCCTCAGATGTGCAGAGAATCACGAAGAAGAAGCatcacatcaaacagcaagagATCAGTGTTTATCCCTTTTATAAATCTTTGGGAACAGCTGTCTATGGCAAAGACAAACCTTCACTAAAActtcctgctgctgtctctgAAGACATTGACAGTGGGCTCGGGAGATTCCTCAATGACAATAACTTTGCAGCAGAGAACATTCAGAGTGACTTAGCTAAACACTTCTGTAAAGTAGACTTCCATCAGTCTTCTGTGTCGTTGAGTCCTTTGTCTTCCCTGCTACAACAAAAAGATGCCAAAATGATCATCAAAACATGGAATGATACTGTAAAGTTAGCCTTTGCACAGGCTATGTCAAAATTCAAATCCCTGAAGTTTCATCTAGAGTCAGAGGCATGGGAAGAGTCTGAGGCAAAGATCAGAGAGATGCTACAGAAGGAGGATGTGGTTGTAGTGCCTGATAAACCCACAAGTGTTTTATCGGTAGTTGGTCCTATGGATCATGTCAATAGACTTGAGAAGACTCTCTCTGAAGTTGTAGATAAgattggcaaaaaggtgcagaGGGAGAAATTGAGTGTAACTCAAGAGATCAAAGTGTCACCatcagtttttcatattttgtgtcAAGATGGGCTTCAGGACAAGCTATTAAGTGTGTACCCAGAACTCAAAATGTCATTTGGGAAAGACAGTCCGGATTTGATTGTGACTGGCTTAAGGGATGAGATTTTGACAGCAAGCAAAGTAATATATGATGCAATGTTGGCATTAAAACGACAGAATTTAGAAATAGATGACTTTGTGCTTgacctgttgaaagatgaaaaacaagaggagttaacaaatactcttcttttttctaatgGGATAAATGCAGCATTTGAGATCAGTGGACACAGAGTGCAGCTTCTCGCTGTATCTGACGGAGACCTGAATGAGGCTGCAGATCATCTAGGAAGGTTGCTAATATCTCAATACATTGATGTAGAGGATAGTGATGTTCTTAAGAAGCCAGAGTGGCAGCACCTGGTCAGTCAATTAGAGAATGCCCACAATAAACCTTGCAGGAAAATTCTAATCCACACAGCTACTCCACAAGTTGTGGTGTCTGGGCACAGGGAGAACGTCAGAAAAGTTAGCAGCAGACTGGAAGAGTTCTTAACACAGAATGCTCACATTGAAGAGCTTGTTGCCATTAAACACAATGCCATAGTTGACTACATTAAATTTCACAGCTCTCTTTTGGAGGAAGTGGAAGACAAG
It contains:
- the parp9 gene encoding protein mono-ADP-ribosyltransferase PARP9; this translates as METMDSKSYIFLDGSSVNIVRKCGLGLKDVIEMKFGCVAEIRGVDLQSTSSMAQKKKPTIPPERRFSVVLNSGVKVSVWKADLTNFQVDAIVNAANTRLQHYGGLALALSEAGGPQIQKDSVNYITTYGELKTGDAIVCNPGSLPCKKVIHAVGPALSNSSDVYRAEPLLQQAIKSVLDKVKKNHLNSVAIPAISSGLFNYPLTQCANTIVSTVKQYYQNYSHPGHVPLEIHFVNNDEPTVKEMERACHNILDPHMSMTYSQAAASRSTGAAKTSTPTVTIGNVLLILKKGKIEEQQTDVIVNTTSAELNLQSGKISNALLKKAGPGIQNELRSVSSSGYVITTKPYNLHCKEVYHTLCIENGKQSAQTVLYHSVLDCLRRAAMRQHSSIAFPAIGTGGLGFSKKEVAKIMSEAVAEFAKEPRITMSVYFVIFPSDDDTFKAFEQHMTSLQHNTSHSSVRHELESRDDFHETKPSTPHINLIGTSNEAVCEAKQWLSGLLSKSSGIICISNNFIQHFGEQEYDQLSYLTRNRISIKESLDKGHSSITLKGYSSEDVVVAGLQVEAMLCKVQKDFVTEEEETMFFMSTKKASFERKTVTHSVPLFSDIVSVFREERLRVVKMEKVENLVLEMLFELKKNQLKVTHPQTMFQCIPAQFCEMICRVGFHAECAPPEDPAYGEGIYFTRSVKKARELWKEKKDKYLYFIQAEVLIGNSTLGKPVLILPPPKGKDPQTLYDSVHGPDIAVIFSSYQALPRFIFTCERM